The following proteins are encoded in a genomic region of Desulfosporosinus youngiae DSM 17734:
- a CDS encoding HyaD/HybD family hydrogenase maturation endopeptidase: protein MQSPKIMVMGVGNILLSDEGLGVRFLDELAKFEFPANVEILEGGTAGLELVHLIQDVDFLIIVDAFNGHAEPGALFRFQPGDLQIIPEQYEVSFHQIGIIEVLSMANLLGQAPQTLIFGIQPKCLDWGLEISPEISVLFPRLTELVRKEIDSIQREGKFTSA, encoded by the coding sequence ATGCAATCACCTAAGATTATGGTGATGGGAGTCGGAAACATCCTCTTATCAGATGAGGGTTTAGGGGTTCGCTTTTTGGATGAATTAGCGAAGTTTGAATTCCCTGCCAATGTTGAGATACTTGAAGGAGGTACAGCGGGCCTGGAACTTGTTCATCTGATTCAAGATGTCGACTTTCTGATTATCGTCGATGCCTTCAACGGACACGCAGAGCCAGGGGCATTATTCCGCTTTCAGCCGGGAGATCTCCAAATAATCCCTGAACAATACGAAGTTTCTTTTCATCAAATCGGCATTATAGAAGTACTGTCCATGGCCAATCTCTTGGGGCAAGCTCCGCAAACCTTAATTTTCGGTATCCAGCCTAAATGTTTAGACTGGGGACTGGAAATAAGCCCTGAAATCTCGGTACTATTCCCCCGTCTCACGGAGTTAGTTCGCAAGGAAATCGACTCCATACAGCGAGAAGGAAAATTTACTTCAGCCTAA
- the cybH gene encoding Ni/Fe-hydrogenase, b-type cytochrome subunit → MSSQLDLDHPLFQRVSHWVNLINFLVLTITGFLIHSPYPGMPMNLVRNLHFIFMYLLIINGVLRFYYSFFGKHKDYGDFFFNKQDVKTTWPQIKYYLFIGKHPKTGKYNPLQKLAYIALPIMTIVQAVTGFILYRPEQLSGAASYFGSLAAVRGFHYLLMWLFIAVIAVHVYLVFTTAYEQFLFMFFGKGRKEKSVS, encoded by the coding sequence ATGTCTAGCCAATTAGACTTAGACCACCCATTGTTTCAGCGTGTTAGCCACTGGGTCAATTTGATCAATTTCCTGGTATTAACGATCACAGGCTTTCTTATTCATTCCCCTTATCCCGGGATGCCCATGAACTTGGTTCGGAATTTACATTTCATCTTTATGTATCTTTTAATCATTAATGGGGTTCTCCGTTTTTATTACTCCTTTTTTGGAAAACATAAAGATTATGGCGATTTCTTCTTTAACAAGCAGGATGTCAAAACTACTTGGCCGCAAATTAAATACTATTTGTTTATTGGTAAACATCCTAAAACCGGGAAATATAACCCGCTCCAAAAATTGGCCTATATAGCCTTACCCATTATGACCATAGTTCAAGCTGTGACCGGCTTCATACTCTACAGACCGGAACAATTGTCGGGTGCCGCCAGTTATTTTGGCAGTTTAGCTGCTGTACGGGGATTTCATTACCTCTTAATGTGGTTATTTATCGCTGTCATTGCCGTTCATGTTTATCTTGTATTCACTACCGCCTATGAGCAGTTTTTATTCATGTTCTTCGGCAAAGGACGAAAGGAGAAAAGCGTATCATAA